One Sanguibacter sp. HDW7 DNA window includes the following coding sequences:
- a CDS encoding ABC transporter ATP-binding protein: MDVALGLEGLRKTFGEKVAVERVDLAVPAGSFYGLVGPNGAGKTTTLSMATGLLRPDAGRVTVRGTDLWADPVAAKSLLGVLPDGVRLFDRLTGLQLVVHAGMLHRLPRATARERAEALLRALDLEADANTFVADYSAGMTKKIALACALVHAPRLLVLDEPFEAVDPVSAASIRAILADYVATGGTVVVSSHVMDLVERMCDHVAVLAAGRVLAAGTVDEVRGGASLEDRFVELVGGRRSGEGLEWLHSS, encoded by the coding sequence ATGGACGTCGCGCTCGGGCTCGAGGGCCTGCGCAAGACCTTCGGCGAGAAGGTCGCGGTCGAGAGGGTCGACCTCGCCGTACCGGCGGGCTCGTTCTACGGTCTCGTCGGCCCCAACGGGGCGGGCAAGACGACGACGCTCTCGATGGCGACGGGCCTCCTGCGGCCCGACGCCGGGCGCGTGACCGTCCGCGGCACCGACCTGTGGGCGGACCCGGTCGCGGCAAAGTCGCTGCTCGGGGTCCTGCCCGACGGCGTCCGGCTCTTCGACCGCCTCACCGGCCTGCAGCTCGTCGTCCACGCCGGCATGCTCCACCGCTTGCCGCGCGCGACCGCGCGTGAGCGCGCCGAGGCCCTGCTGCGCGCGCTCGACCTCGAGGCCGACGCCAACACGTTCGTCGCCGACTACTCCGCGGGCATGACGAAGAAGATCGCGCTCGCGTGCGCGCTCGTCCACGCACCACGCCTCCTCGTGCTCGACGAGCCCTTCGAGGCCGTCGACCCTGTCTCCGCCGCGTCAATCCGTGCGATCCTCGCCGACTACGTCGCGACCGGCGGCACCGTCGTCGTGTCCTCGCACGTCATGGACCTTGTCGAGCGCATGTGCGACCACGTCGCGGTGCTCGCCGCCGGACGCGTCCTCGCGGCCGGGACCGTCGACGAGGTGCGTGGCGGCGCGAGCCTCGAGGACCGCTTCGTCGAGCTCGTCGGCGGACGCCGCAGCGGGGAGGGCCTCGAGTGGTTGCACAGCTCCTGA
- a CDS encoding methyltransferase domain-containing protein produces the protein MQCAYFDAGVCRSCTHLGEPYPDQLAAKVTHAQTLLGDVPSAAGAVWLDPVASPSAGFRNKAKMVVGGTVDAPTLGILDELGRGVDLQGCGLHSEPLAAALPVLAAFVTRARLEPYDVPARRGELKHVLVTLSADGELMVRFVVRSTEPEARVRKHLPWLLDVLPGLRVVSLNVQPEHKAVLEGAREIVLTEASSLLMRVGGLDLHLRPQSFFQTNTQVAAALYAQGAAWVRDVRPRSVWDLYCGVGGFALAAARALGALPDGSVPGASSGAASRPGGTLPDGSVPDVLGVEVSEEAVASATLTASTQGIPARFVAGDATAFALATAPSDVPDLVIVNPPRRGLGPALATWLETSGVPNVLYSSCNARTLAADLQAMPSLTIRTAQVLDMFPQTPHYEVATLLSRTA, from the coding sequence CTGCAGTGCGCGTACTTCGACGCGGGCGTGTGCCGCTCGTGCACGCACCTGGGCGAGCCGTACCCGGACCAGCTCGCGGCGAAGGTCACGCACGCGCAGACGCTGCTGGGCGACGTGCCGTCGGCCGCGGGTGCAGTGTGGCTCGATCCGGTCGCGTCGCCGTCGGCGGGCTTCCGCAACAAGGCGAAGATGGTGGTCGGCGGGACGGTTGACGCGCCGACGCTGGGCATTCTCGACGAGCTCGGGCGAGGCGTCGACCTGCAGGGATGCGGGCTGCACTCCGAGCCGCTCGCGGCGGCGCTGCCCGTGCTCGCCGCGTTCGTCACGCGTGCGCGGCTCGAACCGTACGACGTGCCCGCGCGGCGCGGCGAGCTCAAGCACGTGCTCGTGACGCTGTCGGCGGACGGCGAGCTCATGGTGCGGTTCGTCGTGCGGTCGACGGAGCCCGAGGCGCGCGTCCGCAAGCACCTGCCGTGGCTGCTCGACGTGCTGCCGGGCCTGCGCGTGGTCTCGCTCAACGTCCAGCCGGAGCACAAGGCCGTCCTCGAGGGTGCGCGGGAGATCGTGCTCACCGAGGCCTCGTCGCTGCTCATGCGCGTCGGTGGGCTCGACCTGCACCTGCGGCCGCAGTCGTTCTTCCAGACGAACACGCAGGTCGCGGCGGCGCTGTACGCGCAGGGCGCGGCGTGGGTCAGGGACGTGCGGCCGCGCTCGGTGTGGGACCTGTACTGCGGCGTCGGCGGCTTCGCGCTCGCCGCAGCGAGGGCGTTGGGCGCGCTGCCCGACGGCTCCGTGCCCGGTGCGTCGTCGGGTGCCGCCTCCCGGCCCGGTGGGACGCTGCCCGACGGCTCCGTGCCGGACGTCCTCGGCGTCGAGGTGAGCGAGGAGGCGGTCGCGTCGGCCACCCTCACGGCGTCGACCCAGGGCATCCCGGCGCGCTTCGTCGCGGGCGACGCGACGGCGTTCGCGCTGGCCACGGCCCCGTCGGACGTGCCAGACCTCGTCATCGTCAACCCGCCCCGTCGCGGCCTGGGCCCGGCCCTCGCGACGTGGTTGGAGACCTCGGGCGTCCCGAACGTCCTCTACTCAAGCTGCAACGCAAGAACCCTGGCAGCGGACCTCCAAGCAATGCCGTCCCTGACGATACGCACAGCCCAAGTCCTCGACATGTTCCCCCAAACCCCCCACTACGAAGTGGCAACGCTCCTCTCCCGCACGGCCTAG
- a CDS encoding formate/nitrite transporter family protein has translation MAASPEKLFPGKTFVSTVLDAAEAKVEMSRSITQVYLMRAAMAGILIGIFYLANYTIIAGFVAIDPDLRTVGRLVGAFVFGFALVFIYFTRSELLTSNMMIVTIAMYHHRMRARHASGLLALCLLGNALGGLLIALLVAGSSMIDDTTGELVASSVEHKLDYVTSGASGMLDLFVRAILCNLLINLAMLLVYNGLVKADGVKVLAMNVAVMLFAFLGYEHSVANTVLFVVQGFHGGVAVWPAVANVAIAVVGNFVGGGLLIGWYYAYANDPQRTQRALLREARLVTRGTARSGAATDDARAERVTVDGDELPGA, from the coding sequence ATGGCCGCCTCCCCCGAGAAGCTCTTCCCCGGCAAGACGTTCGTCTCGACCGTCCTCGACGCCGCCGAGGCGAAGGTCGAGATGTCGCGGTCGATCACGCAGGTCTACCTCATGCGCGCCGCGATGGCGGGCATCCTCATCGGGATCTTCTACCTCGCGAACTACACGATCATCGCGGGGTTCGTCGCGATCGACCCTGACCTGCGCACGGTCGGCCGGCTCGTCGGAGCATTCGTCTTCGGGTTCGCGCTCGTCTTCATCTACTTCACGCGGTCCGAGCTCCTCACGTCGAACATGATGATCGTGACGATCGCGATGTACCACCACCGGATGCGCGCCCGGCACGCGAGCGGCCTGCTCGCCCTGTGCCTGCTCGGCAACGCGCTCGGCGGCCTGCTCATCGCGCTGCTCGTCGCAGGATCCTCGATGATCGACGACACGACGGGCGAGCTCGTCGCGTCGTCCGTCGAGCACAAGCTCGACTACGTGACGTCGGGTGCGAGCGGGATGCTCGACCTCTTCGTCCGCGCGATCCTCTGCAACCTCCTCATCAACCTCGCGATGCTGCTCGTCTACAACGGGCTCGTCAAGGCCGACGGCGTCAAGGTCCTCGCGATGAACGTCGCCGTCATGCTCTTCGCGTTCCTCGGCTACGAGCACTCCGTCGCGAACACGGTGCTCTTCGTCGTCCAGGGCTTCCACGGCGGCGTCGCGGTGTGGCCGGCCGTCGCGAACGTCGCGATCGCGGTCGTCGGCAACTTCGTCGGCGGCGGGCTGCTCATCGGCTGGTACTACGCGTACGCGAACGACCCGCAGCGCACGCAGCGTGCGCTCCTGCGCGAGGCGCGGCTCGTCACGCGGGGGACGGCGCGGTCCGGGGCCGCGACGGACGACGCTCGGGCGGAGCGCGTGACGGTCGACGGGGACGAGCTCCCTGGCGCCTGA
- a CDS encoding sugar phosphate isomerase/epimerase: protein MAGETSARPHVTLSTASVYPRKAPLAFELAADLGYDGVEVMVWNDKISRDDVALAHVARETGVQIRSVHAPTLIVSQQVWGTKPGHKLAKTVDMALTLGASTVVVHPPFAWQRGYSRHFAEQVRSLSEDSGLTIAVENMYPWRGRKREFMGYLPGWDPTEHDYDRVTLDVSHAATSRQSCVDLAALFGPRLAHVHLTDGTESGFDEHLVPGRGTQPVRELLQGLAHSDFSGDVVVEIGTRKARDATERRADIAQSLHFARTYLAVDAHAEFSPAPEHHRPQSPWA from the coding sequence ATGGCTGGCGAGACATCAGCACGACCGCACGTGACGCTCTCGACCGCGAGCGTCTACCCGCGCAAGGCCCCGCTCGCGTTCGAGCTCGCGGCAGATCTCGGGTACGACGGTGTCGAGGTCATGGTGTGGAACGACAAGATCTCCCGCGACGACGTCGCCCTCGCGCACGTCGCGCGCGAGACCGGTGTGCAGATCCGTTCGGTACACGCGCCCACGCTCATCGTGTCCCAGCAGGTGTGGGGCACGAAGCCCGGTCACAAGCTCGCGAAGACGGTCGACATGGCGCTCACCCTGGGTGCGTCGACCGTCGTCGTGCACCCACCGTTCGCGTGGCAGCGTGGGTACTCGCGTCACTTCGCCGAGCAGGTGCGCTCGCTCTCGGAGGACTCGGGCCTGACGATCGCCGTCGAGAACATGTACCCGTGGCGCGGCCGCAAGCGCGAGTTCATGGGCTACCTGCCCGGCTGGGACCCGACGGAGCACGACTACGACCGCGTGACGCTCGACGTCTCGCACGCGGCGACGTCGCGGCAGTCGTGCGTCGACCTCGCGGCACTCTTCGGGCCACGGCTCGCGCACGTGCACCTCACGGACGGGACGGAGTCCGGGTTCGACGAGCACCTCGTGCCAGGGCGCGGCACGCAGCCCGTGCGCGAGCTGCTGCAGGGCCTCGCGCACAGCGACTTCTCCGGGGACGTCGTCGTCGAGATCGGCACGCGCAAGGCGCGGGACGCGACCGAGCGCCGCGCGGACATCGCGCAGTCGCTGCACTTCGCACGCACGTACCTCGCGGTCGACGCGCACGCCGAGTTCTCGCCGGCGCCCGAGCACCACCGGCCGCAGTCGCCATGGGCGTGA
- a CDS encoding DUF2510 domain-containing protein, with protein sequence MTAQPPPLPGSTPDGTVQSGTGSAPRGTVSAPGGGGDVLVGPAGWYPHPDGGERWWDGIAWTNLSRKGDKISHVGGGGSSYADDARDRRRGAFKFFAALVVLFLLWSLGIAGWEVLGQRYPQFERVTPAERATAVLSAPRGLGTGDACPTTDRQLVDPASADVARWRELRGCDLTPALDREVWEWVTKPTEDSPTAVVDYTFAKVEDAERPDAKLGGTTVRLTLTLEKALLGWKVSAVEGLPARAKG encoded by the coding sequence GTGACCGCTCAGCCGCCGCCCCTGCCCGGTTCCACGCCCGACGGCACAGTTCAGTCCGGCACGGGCAGCGCGCCCCGGGGCACCGTCTCCGCGCCCGGGGGCGGGGGCGACGTGCTCGTCGGCCCCGCCGGCTGGTACCCCCACCCGGACGGCGGCGAGCGCTGGTGGGACGGCATCGCGTGGACGAACCTCTCGCGCAAGGGCGACAAGATCTCCCATGTCGGCGGGGGCGGCTCGTCGTACGCGGACGACGCCCGCGACCGTCGGCGCGGCGCATTCAAGTTCTTCGCGGCCCTCGTCGTGCTCTTCCTCCTGTGGTCGCTCGGCATCGCGGGGTGGGAGGTGCTCGGCCAGAGGTACCCGCAGTTCGAGCGCGTCACGCCCGCGGAGAGGGCGACCGCAGTGCTCAGCGCGCCGCGCGGGCTCGGTACGGGTGACGCGTGCCCGACGACGGACAGGCAGCTCGTCGACCCCGCGTCGGCCGACGTCGCGCGGTGGCGCGAGCTGCGCGGCTGCGACCTCACGCCCGCGCTCGACCGCGAGGTTTGGGAGTGGGTGACGAAGCCGACGGAGGACTCGCCGACGGCCGTCGTCGACTACACGTTCGCGAAGGTCGAGGACGCGGAGCGGCCCGACGCGAAGCTCGGCGGGACGACGGTCCGCCTCACGCTCACGCTCGAGAAGGCGTTGCTCGGCTGGAAGGTCTCCGCGGTCGAGGGCCTGCCGGCGCGCGCGAAGGGCTGA
- a CDS encoding heavy-metal-associated domain-containing protein → MPTITTLDVTGMTCGHCVSAVTKELEAVSGVKNVSVDLNVGEASEVTVVSDDPLAEDALRAAIDEAGYEVTGISTHGSAEEFSQLADTRSEVYAGTSHIGSGSATAVGPVGIALTPREDVDAAVLEQSDAPAAGGCGCGGCGCGN, encoded by the coding sequence ATGCCTACCATCACCACCCTCGACGTCACCGGCATGACCTGCGGCCACTGCGTGTCCGCCGTCACCAAGGAGCTTGAGGCCGTCAGCGGCGTCAAGAACGTCTCGGTCGACCTCAACGTCGGCGAGGCGTCCGAGGTCACGGTCGTCTCGGACGACCCCCTCGCCGAGGACGCGCTGCGCGCCGCGATCGACGAGGCCGGCTACGAGGTCACCGGCATCTCGACGCACGGCTCCGCCGAGGAGTTCTCGCAGCTCGCCGACACGCGCTCCGAGGTCTACGCGGGCACGAGCCACATCGGCTCCGGCTCCGCGACGGCCGTCGGCCCGGTCGGCATCGCTCTCACGCCGCGCGAGGACGTCGACGCCGCCGTGCTCGAGCAGTCCGACGCCCCCGCCGCGGGCGGCTGCGGCTGCGGTGGCTGCGGCTGCGGGAACTGA
- a CDS encoding SDR family NAD(P)-dependent oxidoreductase, protein MSDTPQLNPDELARALEILEAANALPPEHPDKVALQRATAKLYKTVKKQRRDDAKAAVQDADRAVIEATATGASTRIDDETEGVDIRPGSATGTFAGRLSKPQGCYVCKEPYQDVDVFYHQLCPRCAAENRAKRDARTDLTGRRALLTGGRAKIGMYIALRLLRDGAQLTITTRFPNDAVRRYAQMEDSADWIHNLTVVGIDLRDPAQVMALADDIASQGHLDILINNAAQTVRRSPGAYAPLAAAESAPLPELPYLPPVTTYGRSVDAHPAALEASVRAGGRDHGTPVSTHVEESVTAPGLLTKLALTAGSASLDRVATGTAIDAGGLVPDLVSQNSWVDRVDQVDPLEMLEVQLCNETAPFILVSRLRAALAASPARRTYVVNVSAMEGQFNRGYKGPGHPHTNMAKAAVNMLTRTSSREMFESDQILMTSVDTGWITDERPHTTKARLHEEGFHAPLDLVDGAARVYDPIVRGEDGEDVFGVFLKDYKPYAW, encoded by the coding sequence GTGTCCGACACCCCCCAGCTGAACCCTGACGAGCTCGCGCGTGCCCTCGAGATCCTCGAGGCCGCGAACGCCCTGCCGCCCGAGCACCCCGACAAGGTCGCGCTCCAGCGCGCCACGGCCAAGCTCTACAAGACCGTGAAGAAGCAGCGTCGCGACGACGCGAAGGCCGCCGTGCAGGACGCCGACCGCGCCGTCATCGAGGCGACCGCGACGGGTGCATCGACACGCATCGACGACGAGACCGAGGGCGTCGACATCCGCCCCGGCTCCGCGACCGGCACCTTCGCGGGGCGGCTCTCCAAGCCGCAGGGCTGCTACGTGTGCAAGGAGCCGTACCAGGACGTCGACGTCTTCTACCACCAGCTCTGCCCGCGCTGCGCCGCTGAGAACCGCGCGAAGCGCGATGCGCGCACGGACCTCACGGGCCGTCGGGCGCTCCTCACGGGCGGCCGCGCGAAGATCGGGATGTACATCGCGCTGCGCCTCCTGCGTGACGGCGCGCAGCTGACGATCACGACGCGCTTCCCCAACGACGCCGTCCGCCGCTACGCGCAGATGGAGGACTCGGCGGACTGGATCCACAACCTCACGGTCGTCGGCATCGACCTGCGCGACCCCGCGCAGGTCATGGCGCTCGCCGACGACATCGCGTCGCAGGGTCACCTCGACATCCTCATCAACAACGCCGCGCAGACCGTCCGGCGCTCGCCGGGCGCGTATGCGCCGCTCGCCGCCGCCGAGTCCGCGCCGCTGCCCGAGCTCCCGTACCTGCCGCCCGTGACGACGTACGGCCGCTCGGTCGACGCGCACCCCGCCGCCCTCGAGGCGTCGGTCCGCGCGGGAGGCCGCGACCACGGCACGCCCGTCTCGACGCACGTCGAGGAGTCCGTCACCGCGCCCGGCCTGCTCACCAAGCTCGCGCTCACCGCGGGCTCGGCGTCCCTCGACCGCGTCGCGACCGGCACCGCGATCGACGCGGGCGGCCTCGTGCCAGACCTCGTCTCGCAGAACTCGTGGGTCGACCGCGTCGACCAGGTCGACCCCCTCGAGATGCTCGAGGTCCAGCTGTGCAACGAGACCGCGCCGTTCATCCTCGTCTCGCGCCTGCGCGCCGCCCTCGCGGCGTCGCCCGCGCGCCGCACGTACGTCGTCAACGTCTCCGCGATGGAGGGCCAGTTCAACCGCGGCTACAAGGGCCCCGGCCACCCGCACACGAACATGGCGAAGGCCGCCGTCAACATGCTCACGCGCACGAGCTCGCGCGAGATGTTCGAGTCCGACCAGATCCTCATGACGAGCGTCGACACGGGCTGGATCACCGACGAGCGCCCGCACACGACGAAGGCCCGCCTCCACGAGGAGGGCTTCCACGCGCCGCTCGACCTCGTCGACGGCGCGGCCCGCGTGTACGACCCGATCGTGCGCGGCGAGGACGGCGAGGACGTCTTCGGCGTCTTCCTCAAGGACTACAAGCCGTACGCCTGGTGA
- a CDS encoding Type 1 glutamine amidotransferase-like domain-containing protein — protein MTTHVLALGGGGFSMSDGYSATALDRYALGLAGVERPTVCFVPTASGDATVYIERFEAAYAPLDCETRVLRLVADGAQSVARTLDGVDVLMVGGGSTVNLVALWDVHGVTRELRRLAGGRDLVLAGLSAGANCWFEGCTTDSFGPEVVPWRGGTGFVAGSFCPHADGEDRVGDYAAAVASGALPAGWAADDGAAVHVVDGVVRAHLAERPGARTYRLEADGAGRASVVAQSMTLL, from the coding sequence ATGACGACGCACGTGCTCGCCCTTGGTGGCGGTGGCTTCTCGATGTCCGACGGCTACTCCGCGACCGCGCTCGACCGCTACGCGCTCGGGCTGGCCGGCGTCGAGCGGCCGACGGTGTGCTTCGTGCCGACGGCGAGCGGCGACGCCACCGTGTACATCGAGCGCTTCGAGGCCGCGTATGCGCCGCTCGACTGCGAGACGCGCGTGCTGCGGCTCGTCGCTGATGGCGCGCAGTCCGTCGCGCGCACGCTCGACGGCGTCGACGTCCTCATGGTCGGCGGCGGCAGCACCGTCAACCTCGTGGCGCTGTGGGATGTCCACGGCGTGACGCGCGAGCTGCGGCGCCTCGCCGGCGGGCGCGACCTCGTCCTCGCCGGCCTGTCCGCCGGCGCGAACTGCTGGTTCGAGGGCTGCACGACCGACTCCTTCGGTCCCGAGGTCGTGCCGTGGCGTGGCGGGACCGGGTTCGTCGCGGGCAGCTTCTGCCCGCACGCCGATGGTGAGGACCGGGTTGGCGACTACGCGGCCGCCGTCGCGTCCGGAGCGCTCCCCGCGGGATGGGCGGCCGACGACGGCGCGGCGGTGCACGTCGTCGACGGCGTCGTCCGCGCGCACCTCGCGGAACGCCCCGGCGCGCGGACCTACCGCCTCGAGGCGGACGGGGCGGGCCGCGCGAGCGTCGTCGCGCAGAGCATGACGCTGCTCTGA
- a CDS encoding hemolysin family protein codes for MDQDTVLNVLLVIVFVLVGGVFAATELALVSLREGQLDKMEREGGRAARTARLARDPNRFLAAVQIGVTVAGFLSAAYGASTLAPDFAPLLVDLGLSTSAAATTSLIVLTLLIAYLSLVLGELVPKRLALQHTERLSRVVGPPLDRFARLMRPAVWTLSKSTNGVVRLLGGDPNARGDEMSDEELRGIVTGHEGLAPDEKRILGDVLDAGARSLAEVMRPRTEVAFMSADLTVSQALDVVADAPYSRYPVTGENFDDVLGFLHVRDLLRASDGVVVRDLVREILLLPSTNRLLPSMSQMRRDGVHIAVVVDEYGGTDGIVTLEDLVEELVGDIRDEYDADEPARERAADGIVRVDAGLTIEEFAEETGVVLEDGPYETAAGFVIDRLGRLAAEGDEILVGEALVRVAEVENRRIRTLEVTLPPAVPTV; via the coding sequence CGGCGTCTTCGCGGCGACCGAGCTCGCGCTCGTGTCCCTGCGTGAGGGCCAGCTCGACAAGATGGAGAGAGAGGGCGGCCGGGCCGCCCGGACCGCGCGCCTCGCGCGAGACCCCAACCGCTTCCTCGCCGCCGTGCAGATCGGCGTGACCGTCGCCGGCTTCCTCTCGGCGGCCTACGGCGCCTCGACGCTCGCCCCCGACTTCGCCCCGCTGCTCGTCGACCTGGGGCTCTCGACGTCCGCGGCAGCGACGACGTCGCTCATCGTGCTGACGCTCCTCATCGCGTACCTCTCGCTCGTGCTCGGTGAGCTCGTGCCCAAGCGGCTCGCGCTCCAGCACACCGAGCGGCTCTCGCGCGTCGTCGGCCCGCCGCTCGACCGCTTCGCGCGGCTCATGCGGCCTGCCGTCTGGACGCTGTCGAAGTCCACGAACGGCGTCGTCCGTCTGCTCGGCGGTGATCCGAATGCGCGCGGCGACGAGATGAGCGACGAGGAGCTCCGCGGCATCGTCACGGGTCACGAGGGGCTCGCACCCGACGAGAAGCGCATCCTCGGTGACGTCCTCGACGCAGGCGCCCGGTCGCTCGCCGAGGTCATGCGGCCACGGACCGAGGTCGCGTTCATGAGCGCGGACCTCACGGTGTCGCAGGCGCTCGACGTCGTCGCCGACGCCCCGTACTCGCGCTACCCGGTGACGGGCGAGAACTTCGACGACGTCCTCGGGTTCCTCCACGTGCGCGACCTGCTGCGCGCGTCGGACGGGGTCGTCGTGCGGGACCTCGTGCGCGAGATCCTGCTGCTGCCGAGCACGAACCGGCTGCTGCCGTCGATGTCGCAGATGCGTCGCGACGGCGTGCACATCGCTGTCGTCGTCGACGAGTACGGCGGCACGGACGGCATCGTCACGCTCGAGGACCTCGTCGAGGAGCTCGTCGGTGACATCCGTGACGAGTACGACGCGGACGAGCCGGCGCGCGAGCGCGCGGCCGACGGCATCGTGCGGGTCGATGCGGGTCTGACGATCGAGGAGTTCGCGGAGGAGACGGGCGTGGTCCTCGAGGACGGCCCCTACGAGACGGCCGCGGGCTTCGTCATCGACCGCCTCGGTCGCCTGGCGGCCGAGGGCGACGAGATCCTGGTCGGCGAGGCCCTCGTCCGCGTGGCAGAGGTCGAGAACCGCCGCATCCGCACCCTAGAGGTCACCCTCCCGCCGGCGGTGCCGACGGTCTGA